A stretch of Methylogaea oryzae DNA encodes these proteins:
- the era gene encoding GTPase Era has translation MKCGYVALIGQPNVGKSTLLNHVLGQKLSITSRKPQTTRHLIQGVKTVEQGQMIFVDTPGLHSYGKKAMNRYLNRAAASALAGVDVVVWLVGALAWGEEEDHILGLLKGVEAPVILVVNKVDKLADKALLLPFLEEVASRFDFADIVPLSALQGDNLDALEQRLLALLPEREPFYPEDQITDRPERFFVAEIIREKLIRCLGQELPHAATVEIEQYKVEGKLVRISALIWVERDGQKAIVIGKDGAMLKKIGERARHDLEPFLEHKVFLQLWVKVRKGWADDERALASLGYQS, from the coding sequence ATGAAATGCGGATACGTGGCCCTCATCGGCCAACCCAATGTGGGCAAGTCCACCTTGCTCAACCATGTGCTGGGGCAAAAGCTCAGCATCACCTCGCGCAAGCCGCAGACCACCCGGCACCTGATCCAGGGCGTGAAAACCGTCGAGCAGGGGCAGATGATTTTCGTCGACACCCCCGGTTTGCACAGCTACGGCAAGAAGGCCATGAACCGCTATCTGAACCGGGCGGCGGCCAGCGCGTTGGCCGGCGTGGACGTGGTGGTGTGGCTGGTGGGGGCTCTGGCTTGGGGCGAGGAGGAGGATCATATCCTCGGTTTGCTCAAGGGCGTCGAAGCGCCGGTGATACTGGTGGTGAACAAGGTGGACAAACTGGCGGACAAGGCCTTGCTGCTGCCGTTCCTGGAGGAGGTGGCGTCGCGTTTCGACTTCGCCGATATCGTTCCCCTGTCCGCGCTGCAGGGCGACAACCTGGACGCTCTGGAACAGCGCCTGTTGGCCCTGCTGCCCGAACGCGAGCCGTTTTACCCGGAGGACCAAATCACCGACCGGCCGGAGCGCTTCTTCGTCGCCGAAATCATCCGCGAGAAGCTCATTCGCTGCCTGGGCCAGGAACTGCCCCACGCCGCCACGGTGGAGATCGAGCAATACAAGGTGGAGGGCAAGTTGGTGCGTATTTCCGCCCTGATCTGGGTGGAGCGCGACGGCCAGAAAGCCATCGTCATCGGCAAGGACGGCGCCATGCTGAAAAAAATCGGCGAACGCGCCCGCCACGATTTGGAGCCGTTCCTCGAGCACAAAGTGTTCCTTCAGTTGTGGGTCAAGGTACGCAAGGGCTGGGCCGACGACGAACGGGCCCTGGCCAGCCTGGGCTACCAATCCTGA
- the recO gene encoding DNA repair protein RecO, with the protein MSAFQSSRVQLQPAYVLHRRPYRETSLILDAFSRDYGKVSLLAKGVRGGKSARIDAMPPFRAVLLSWSGKSDMPLLTGVESPEPTAPLQGIALYCGLYLNELLQAFLHKHDPHARLFQCYGAALAELAGGDDKEYALRSFELELLQELGYGLQLHCDADRGLDIEPDRLYRYDPEQGPLAAGGTGATLRGATLIALREGRLDDADCRREAKGLLRRVIHHHLAGRPLKSRELFRYSQKHEST; encoded by the coding sequence GTGTCCGCGTTCCAGTCCAGCCGCGTTCAACTGCAACCGGCTTACGTACTGCATCGCCGCCCGTACCGGGAAACCAGCCTGATACTGGACGCCTTCAGCAGGGACTACGGCAAAGTGTCTTTGCTGGCCAAGGGAGTGCGCGGCGGCAAGAGCGCGCGGATCGACGCCATGCCGCCGTTCCGCGCCGTGCTGTTGTCGTGGAGCGGCAAGAGCGATATGCCGTTGCTGACCGGGGTGGAATCGCCGGAACCGACCGCTCCCTTGCAAGGCATCGCGCTCTATTGCGGGTTGTACCTCAACGAGCTGCTGCAAGCCTTTTTGCATAAGCACGATCCCCACGCCCGGCTGTTCCAGTGTTATGGCGCGGCGTTGGCGGAGCTGGCCGGGGGCGACGACAAGGAATACGCTTTGCGCAGCTTCGAGCTGGAGCTGCTCCAGGAGCTGGGCTACGGGCTACAATTGCACTGCGACGCGGACCGTGGGCTCGACATCGAGCCGGATCGCCTTTACCGCTACGATCCCGAGCAAGGGCCGCTGGCGGCGGGCGGGACCGGCGCGACCCTGAGGGGCGCTACCCTTATCGCCCTGCGCGAAGGCCGCCTGGACGACGCGGATTGCCGCCGCGAAGCCAAGGGCCTGTTGCGGCGCGTCATCCACCATCACCTGGCCGGCCGGCCGTTGAAAAGCCGAGAATTATTCCGTTACAGCCAAAAACATGAATCGACTTGA
- the pdxJ gene encoding pyridoxine 5'-phosphate synthase, producing MNRLEPRPLIRLGVNIDHVATLRQARRTLYPQVLQAALTAEQAGADGITAHLREDRRHIQDRDIDLLRETLQTKLNLEMAVTEAMVDIACRVRPHACCLVPEKREELTTEGGLDVAGQFDRVRAAVERLGGAGIEVSLFIDADPVQIDAAAKTGAPVIELHTGHYADAASDTARGAELLRIKAAAEQAEGSGLSVNAGHGLNYANVEAIARIPQMVELNIGHAIIAQAVFSGLDLAVRDMKRLMRGARIDNR from the coding sequence ATGAATCGACTTGAACCTCGTCCCCTGATTCGCCTCGGCGTCAATATCGACCACGTCGCTACCCTGCGCCAAGCGCGCCGTACCCTCTATCCGCAAGTGCTGCAAGCGGCGCTGACGGCCGAACAGGCCGGCGCCGACGGCATCACCGCCCATTTGCGCGAAGACCGCCGCCATATCCAGGACCGGGACATCGACCTGCTGCGGGAAACGCTGCAGACCAAGTTGAACCTGGAAATGGCGGTGACCGAAGCCATGGTGGACATCGCCTGCCGCGTCAGGCCACACGCCTGCTGCCTGGTGCCGGAAAAACGCGAGGAGCTGACCACCGAAGGCGGCTTGGACGTGGCCGGCCAGTTCGACCGGGTCAGGGCGGCGGTGGAACGGCTGGGTGGTGCCGGTATCGAGGTTTCCCTGTTCATCGACGCCGATCCCGTCCAGATCGACGCCGCCGCCAAAACCGGCGCGCCGGTGATCGAACTGCACACGGGCCATTACGCCGACGCGGCAAGCGACACCGCGCGCGGGGCGGAATTGCTGCGCATCAAGGCGGCGGCGGAGCAGGCCGAAGGTTCGGGCTTGTCGGTCAACGCCGGCCACGGCTTGAATTACGCCAACGTGGAAGCCATCGCCCGCATCCCGCAAATGGTGGAATTGAATATCGGCCACGCCATCATCGCCCAGGCGGTTTTTTCCGGCTTGGATCTCGCCGTGCGCGACATGAAGCGATTGATGCGCGGCGCGAGAATCGACAATCGTTGA